A stretch of the Bacillus licheniformis DSM 13 = ATCC 14580 genome encodes the following:
- a CDS encoding phosphoglycerate dehydrogenase, with amino-acid sequence MKVVCTSPSFAKYSDDPVLFLEKKGMSLERLPADITEEQFIEAAEGADAAIVAFNQITPYVLDRLPSLKIVCKHGVGVDNIDLHAAKERNVWVTNAPNANKHAVADFVFGLMLSAARQIPAADRETKLGKWPRIFGSDVYGKTLGIVGLGMIGKEVAKRAQGFNMTVLAYDVFPDRAFAADHHIHFTELDQLLKECDFITLHMPLTAETENMIGEKELAAMKETAYLINASRGGIVSECALYDALASGGIAGAALDVYQTEPLKQHPLFELDRFIAVPHIAGYTRDAVQNLGMICVKNIASVLIDKQKPEFVVNGL; translated from the coding sequence ATGAAAGTCGTATGTACATCACCGTCATTTGCGAAATACTCAGACGATCCCGTCTTGTTTTTGGAAAAAAAGGGCATGTCGCTGGAACGCCTTCCTGCAGATATAACCGAGGAGCAGTTTATTGAAGCAGCAGAAGGAGCGGATGCCGCGATCGTGGCGTTTAACCAGATTACGCCGTATGTCCTGGATCGTCTCCCTTCTTTAAAAATTGTCTGCAAACATGGCGTCGGTGTCGACAATATCGATCTGCACGCTGCGAAAGAGCGCAACGTCTGGGTGACGAATGCCCCCAACGCCAACAAGCATGCAGTCGCCGATTTTGTATTCGGTCTCATGCTGTCGGCTGCAAGACAGATTCCTGCAGCCGACAGGGAGACAAAGCTGGGAAAATGGCCGAGGATTTTTGGATCTGACGTTTACGGCAAAACACTCGGCATCGTCGGACTTGGCATGATCGGAAAAGAAGTCGCCAAACGGGCGCAAGGCTTCAATATGACTGTTTTAGCCTATGATGTGTTTCCTGATCGTGCATTCGCAGCCGATCATCACATCCATTTTACAGAGCTTGATCAGCTCTTGAAAGAATGCGACTTTATCACTCTTCATATGCCGCTCACAGCCGAAACGGAAAACATGATCGGTGAAAAAGAATTAGCCGCTATGAAAGAAACGGCTTATCTGATCAATGCTTCAAGGGGAGGCATCGTGTCCGAGTGTGCGTTATATGATGCCTTGGCGAGCGGGGGCATCGCTGGAGCTGCGCTTGACGTGTATCAAACCGAACCGCTGAAGCAGCACCCTCTCTTTGAGCTGGACCGTTTTATCGCCGTGCCGCATATCGCGGGGTATACCCGAGATGCCGTACAGAACCTTGGCATGATATGCGTCAAAAACATCGCTAGTGTACTGATCGACAAACAAAAACCGGAGTTTGTCGTCAACGGGTTGTGA
- the pdxA gene encoding 4-hydroxythreonine-4-phosphate dehydrogenase PdxA: MKKPVIGITMGDAAGVGPEIIVKALTSREVYDMCRPLVIGDMKMLKKAAFQIGSEVVINKVGHPDEGGFVHGKIDCLDIELLPENLPVGKVSAEAGNAAFHFVKKAVELAKKGCIQAICTAPLNKEALHKGGHRYPGHTEILAHLTNTTDYSMMLASPKLKVIHLTTHQGLIEAIQSITPERTYKVIRLAHDTLTRAGFEQPKIAVCGINPHAGENGLFGSGEEERQLLPGIEQAAAEGIDAGGPYPADTLFYKAVRGDVDLVVACYHDQGHIPVKVLGLEEGVNITVGLNGGIIRTSVDHGTAFDIAGQNKADERSMLAALRSAAELAPKS, translated from the coding sequence ATGAAGAAACCGGTTATCGGCATTACAATGGGCGACGCGGCAGGCGTCGGTCCGGAAATTATCGTAAAAGCCCTCACGTCCCGCGAAGTGTATGATATGTGCAGGCCGCTCGTCATCGGCGATATGAAAATGCTGAAAAAAGCCGCCTTCCAAATCGGATCAGAGGTTGTTATTAACAAGGTCGGGCATCCGGACGAGGGCGGTTTTGTACATGGAAAGATCGATTGTCTCGATATTGAACTGCTGCCTGAAAACCTGCCTGTCGGAAAGGTGTCGGCTGAAGCTGGAAACGCCGCTTTCCATTTCGTGAAAAAAGCGGTTGAGCTCGCTAAAAAAGGCTGTATTCAAGCGATTTGCACAGCGCCGTTAAATAAGGAGGCGCTGCATAAAGGCGGACACCGATACCCGGGGCATACGGAAATTCTCGCTCATTTAACGAATACAACAGACTACAGCATGATGCTGGCTTCGCCAAAGCTGAAGGTGATTCACCTGACAACGCATCAAGGGCTGATCGAGGCGATTCAGTCGATTACGCCGGAGCGGACCTATAAAGTCATCCGTCTCGCACATGATACATTGACAAGAGCCGGATTCGAACAGCCGAAAATTGCTGTTTGCGGAATCAACCCCCATGCAGGGGAAAACGGCCTGTTTGGAAGCGGCGAGGAAGAACGGCAATTGCTTCCGGGGATTGAGCAGGCGGCAGCTGAGGGAATCGATGCCGGCGGCCCATACCCCGCAGACACGCTGTTTTACAAAGCTGTCAGAGGAGATGTTGACCTTGTCGTAGCCTGCTACCACGACCAGGGGCATATACCGGTCAAAGTCCTCGGGTTGGAAGAGGGCGTCAACATTACAGTCGGATTAAACGGCGGGATCATACGCACCTCTGTCGACCACGGAACCGCATTTGACATTGCGGGGCAGAACAAAGCCGATGAAAGAAGCATGCTCGCTGCTTTGCGGTCAGCCGCTGAGCTGGCGCCCAAATCGTAG
- a CDS encoding four-carbon acid sugar kinase family protein, whose protein sequence is MKIAIIADDLTGANDCGGQLVHYGMDVSVKLDAEFTRRETEGVVIFNTDSRSLPAAEAKATVKNISEHISRQSFDIVYKKIDSTMRGNIGAELQAMYEVFQPDFVLIAPGYPQNGRQVIGGIHYVNGVKLEETEAANDPKTPVAESNIQRLIEKQTRNKSGHLSYEDIRRGHGHVRNKLERFRAEGISYVTADSVHESDLQGLALILESLPYSIILAGSAGLMSCLPKAFNLKERELGQTVPSSDQPIMFVVGSMSRTGREQLHELFAGRAAEKIEMRSERVLCGGAEKRNEFERLKERAADVQRRSKHIVLCTSDNAAETQKIGESRGLTPVQTSNAVSGALGEFAGELIQAFHVKRLFLTGGDTAYQVLHQLRIHEIRLLDEVEPGIPLGAAGEELYIVTKAGNFGSRSVMASAAIKLQGG, encoded by the coding sequence TTGAAAATTGCAATCATCGCGGATGATTTGACGGGAGCGAACGACTGCGGCGGTCAGCTTGTTCATTACGGGATGGATGTTTCCGTCAAACTCGACGCCGAATTCACCAGACGGGAAACGGAAGGCGTCGTTATTTTCAATACGGACAGCAGATCGCTGCCAGCCGCAGAGGCGAAGGCGACTGTGAAAAACATCAGTGAACACATCTCCCGGCAATCGTTTGATATCGTCTACAAAAAAATCGACAGCACGATGAGAGGAAATATCGGAGCCGAGCTTCAAGCGATGTACGAAGTGTTTCAGCCGGACTTTGTGCTGATCGCTCCCGGCTACCCTCAAAACGGACGCCAGGTTATCGGCGGCATCCATTATGTGAACGGCGTAAAGCTTGAAGAAACCGAAGCGGCAAACGATCCGAAAACGCCTGTAGCCGAGTCGAATATTCAAAGATTAATAGAAAAGCAGACTCGAAATAAGAGCGGGCATTTATCATATGAAGACATCCGCCGCGGACACGGGCATGTCCGCAACAAGCTGGAACGCTTTCGGGCGGAGGGGATTTCATATGTGACGGCCGATTCGGTTCACGAATCCGATCTGCAGGGGCTGGCGCTTATTCTGGAGAGTTTGCCGTATTCTATCATTTTGGCCGGTTCGGCAGGCTTGATGAGCTGTCTGCCCAAAGCGTTCAATCTGAAAGAAAGGGAGCTCGGTCAAACCGTTCCGTCTTCCGACCAGCCGATCATGTTTGTCGTCGGAAGCATGAGTCGGACGGGGAGGGAACAGCTTCACGAACTATTCGCCGGACGTGCGGCTGAAAAAATTGAAATGAGATCAGAGCGCGTGCTGTGCGGCGGAGCTGAGAAAAGAAACGAGTTCGAACGGCTGAAGGAAAGGGCGGCGGACGTCCAGCGCCGTTCGAAACACATCGTCCTCTGCACCTCAGACAATGCGGCAGAGACACAGAAGATTGGTGAAAGCCGCGGACTCACCCCAGTTCAAACGAGCAATGCGGTGTCCGGTGCACTTGGCGAATTTGCGGGCGAGCTGATTCAAGCTTTTCATGTGAAACGGCTGTTCTTAACCGGAGGTGACACGGCATATCAAGTGCTGCATCAGCTTCGGATTCATGAGATACGATTGCTGGACGAAGTAGAGCCCGGCATTCCGCTGGGAGCAGCCGGTGAAGAATTGTACATTGTGACAAAGGCCGGAAATTTTGGCTCGCGTTCGGTGATGGCAAGTGCGGCAATCAAGCTACAAGGAGGATAA
- a CDS encoding iron-containing alcohol dehydrogenase, translated as MPANYQFRTAGHIVAGEHSIRRLKDHVRTIVPKADRALIITQPSIVKLGAIGEVQAQLTEIGIQSDVCTAILPEPTVQNIEDVFRGIREKRYDILIGIGGGSVLDGTKILSVLQTNSKKVEELLGTDLVEKPGIPTVLIPSTSGTGAEVTPNAIVTLPEEELKVGIVSPLLLPKLVILDPVITLGLPKPITAATGMDAFTHSLESFISTKANPISDMFALESIRLISASIVEAYENGSSIQARENMLLGSTYGGMALTAAGTAAVHALAYPLGGKYRISHGVANSMLLPHVMEFNMDAITERLSLAAETMGIVASDLTAEQAAEAVVQKIREWTERLNIPQDLKAFGVTASDVDDLADSASKVTRLLHNNPKPLSLENIKDIYRKLIN; from the coding sequence ATGCCAGCGAATTATCAATTTCGGACAGCCGGTCATATCGTTGCAGGTGAACATTCCATCCGCCGGCTGAAAGATCATGTGCGAACGATTGTACCGAAGGCGGACAGGGCGCTGATTATTACCCAGCCGTCGATCGTCAAGCTCGGCGCGATCGGAGAGGTACAGGCTCAGCTTACAGAGATCGGCATTCAGTCAGATGTTTGCACAGCCATATTGCCGGAACCGACCGTACAAAATATTGAAGACGTATTTAGAGGCATCCGTGAGAAACGATACGACATTCTCATCGGAATCGGCGGAGGCAGCGTTTTGGACGGAACGAAAATATTGTCCGTGCTGCAAACGAATTCAAAAAAGGTCGAGGAGCTGCTCGGGACAGATTTGGTCGAAAAGCCGGGAATCCCGACCGTGCTGATTCCGAGTACTTCGGGGACGGGCGCAGAGGTGACGCCGAACGCGATCGTTACGCTTCCAGAAGAGGAATTGAAAGTCGGCATCGTCAGTCCGCTTCTTTTGCCGAAACTTGTCATTCTTGACCCGGTCATCACCCTTGGATTGCCAAAACCGATTACGGCGGCTACCGGAATGGATGCATTCACTCATTCGCTTGAATCGTTCATTTCGACGAAAGCAAACCCGATCAGCGATATGTTCGCTTTAGAATCCATCAGATTGATTTCGGCAAGTATTGTGGAAGCATATGAAAACGGTTCATCGATACAAGCGAGAGAAAACATGCTGCTCGGTTCGACGTATGGCGGAATGGCGCTGACGGCTGCCGGTACTGCTGCCGTTCACGCCCTCGCCTATCCGCTTGGGGGGAAATACCGAATTTCCCACGGTGTCGCCAATTCGATGCTCCTTCCGCATGTGATGGAGTTTAATATGGATGCCATTACAGAACGGCTGTCTCTTGCGGCAGAAACAATGGGAATCGTTGCATCTGATTTGACCGCCGAACAAGCGGCTGAGGCCGTTGTGCAGAAAATAAGAGAGTGGACGGAGCGGCTGAATATTCCTCAGGATTTAAAAGCGTTCGGCGTAACCGCAAGCGACGTGGACGATTTAGCCGACTCAGCTTCAAAAGTGACGCGCCTGCTTCATAACAATCCGAAACCGCTCAGTCTGGAAAATATAAAAGACATCTATCGAAAACTAATCAACTAA
- the dapA gene encoding 4-hydroxy-tetrahydrodipicolinate synthase: MGFVPKGIYPAMLTPLTKDQSIDESALKQLTNHLIDAHVHGLFALGTNGEFHMFNIEDKLKVAEIIIQETAERVPVMVGSGGNSTEEAIWLSKEIERLGADALSVITPFFIPPTQEEAAVHYKTIAASVSLPILLYNIPSKTGFHLEPETVAELAKVDNIVGIKDSSGNFENIQQYIEQTKNDDFSVFAGTDSLILKTLQAGGAGAVAATANMLPDIVTSIYHHWAEGETEKAEAAQMELQPLRDTFRLGTIPAALKKAVELYSIPVGPPKAPVKELTGPALLEVEKMVASYQSK; encoded by the coding sequence ATGGGATTCGTACCAAAGGGGATTTATCCTGCTATGCTGACACCGCTCACAAAAGATCAAAGCATTGATGAATCGGCATTGAAACAGCTGACAAACCATTTGATCGATGCTCATGTACACGGGCTTTTTGCGTTGGGTACCAACGGGGAATTTCATATGTTCAACATCGAAGACAAGCTGAAAGTTGCAGAAATCATCATTCAAGAAACGGCCGAACGCGTTCCCGTCATGGTAGGGAGCGGAGGAAACAGCACAGAAGAAGCGATCTGGCTTTCTAAGGAAATAGAGAGGCTTGGAGCAGATGCGCTGTCGGTCATCACGCCATTCTTTATTCCACCGACACAGGAAGAAGCGGCGGTGCATTATAAAACAATCGCGGCATCCGTTTCACTTCCGATCCTTTTGTACAATATCCCTTCAAAAACAGGTTTCCATTTAGAACCAGAAACAGTGGCAGAGCTTGCAAAAGTGGACAATATCGTTGGAATTAAGGACAGCAGCGGAAACTTTGAAAACATACAACAGTATATCGAGCAGACGAAAAATGACGACTTTTCCGTTTTTGCAGGCACCGATTCGCTCATATTGAAAACGCTTCAAGCGGGAGGAGCGGGAGCAGTCGCAGCAACAGCAAATATGCTTCCGGATATCGTAACGTCTATTTACCACCATTGGGCAGAGGGTGAGACTGAAAAGGCGGAGGCTGCCCAGATGGAGCTTCAGCCGCTTCGCGATACGTTTCGTTTAGGTACGATCCCGGCGGCACTGAAAAAAGCGGTTGAGCTTTATTCGATCCCTGTAGGCCCGCCGAAAGCGCCCGTCAAAGAACTGACCGGTCCGGCGCTTTTGGAGGTCGAAAAAATGGTTGCTTCCTATCAATCAAAATAG
- a CDS encoding PrpR N-terminal domain-containing protein has translation MKVMAIAPYEGLKELMVQVAGGENFEFEAASGDLEKGVELAKQAEANGTDLIISRGGTAELIQQEVSIPVVDIEVSGYDMLRVLTLAKGYPGKAAIVGFPMIADGASAVCEILDIRIDACTVSDERDVEPVLLQLKEQGYQIIIGDVITIEKAEQLGLNGLLLTSGKESIAKAFAYAKKLYSFLESIKQKYAVPYHILQKAETGYAVYNKTLRPVFQNGVFAEHIGLLDNLEELIGEAEKKGVIHFRLRKHGRTWNITGRRFFVSDEALTVFTAENAKDVRVSSLPGATILSPLRMSYMETSRNETMQKVLKKAELFSARREPVWINGAPGSGKESLAGLIHMKGEDKHEPFRKIDAGLLSEAEWEQACESEEFFSGRGTLYIKQVDRMPPSSQRLLLRRISEPYDGPRLIVSSSRRRAEEFSSDLYDALCHLELDVPPLSERKEDILHLAYLFIAESNEAFGKQIVGFRNEAGVLLEEAKWPGNLSQLRKTVQNCVLEAQGVYIEKTDAERVLSRLNEEEREDIDLSGTLEEIEKRIIQKIYAEEGNNQTRTAERLGINRTTLWRKLKSSD, from the coding sequence ATGAAAGTGATGGCAATTGCTCCATATGAAGGACTGAAAGAGCTGATGGTTCAAGTGGCAGGCGGCGAGAATTTTGAATTCGAGGCGGCTTCTGGAGATTTAGAGAAGGGCGTGGAGCTGGCGAAACAAGCGGAAGCAAACGGGACTGATTTGATTATCAGCAGAGGTGGAACCGCTGAGCTGATCCAGCAAGAAGTTTCCATTCCGGTTGTGGATATCGAAGTGTCGGGATACGATATGCTGCGTGTGCTTACGCTTGCCAAGGGCTATCCCGGCAAGGCGGCAATTGTCGGATTTCCGATGATTGCCGACGGCGCATCGGCGGTGTGCGAAATTTTGGATATTCGGATCGACGCCTGCACCGTATCAGACGAACGCGATGTTGAACCGGTGCTTCTTCAGCTCAAAGAACAGGGCTATCAGATCATTATCGGCGATGTGATCACAATTGAGAAAGCAGAGCAGCTCGGTTTAAACGGACTGCTTTTGACATCCGGAAAAGAAAGCATTGCCAAAGCTTTTGCATACGCTAAAAAACTGTATTCCTTTTTAGAGAGCATCAAGCAGAAGTACGCTGTGCCGTATCACATTTTACAAAAGGCCGAGACCGGTTATGCAGTATACAACAAGACATTGCGGCCGGTTTTTCAAAACGGCGTATTTGCCGAACATATCGGCTTGCTGGATAATCTGGAAGAGCTGATCGGGGAAGCGGAAAAGAAGGGAGTCATCCATTTTAGACTCCGAAAGCATGGGCGGACATGGAATATCACGGGGCGCAGGTTTTTCGTATCAGACGAGGCATTGACCGTATTTACCGCGGAAAATGCAAAAGATGTTCGCGTTTCTTCTTTGCCCGGGGCAACGATTCTTTCTCCTTTGCGGATGAGTTATATGGAAACATCAAGGAACGAAACGATGCAGAAGGTGCTGAAAAAAGCAGAGTTGTTCTCGGCAAGGCGGGAACCCGTATGGATCAATGGAGCGCCCGGCTCAGGGAAAGAGAGCTTGGCCGGGCTGATCCATATGAAGGGGGAGGACAAGCATGAGCCGTTTCGAAAAATCGATGCCGGTTTGCTGTCTGAAGCAGAATGGGAACAGGCTTGTGAAAGCGAAGAATTCTTTTCAGGGAGAGGAACGCTATACATCAAACAAGTCGATCGCATGCCGCCGTCCTCGCAACGGCTTTTACTCAGGCGGATCAGCGAACCGTATGATGGGCCGAGGCTGATCGTTTCTTCTTCCCGCAGGCGCGCCGAGGAATTTTCAAGCGATTTATATGATGCGCTTTGTCATTTGGAACTGGACGTTCCCCCTCTTTCCGAAAGAAAAGAGGATATTTTGCATCTGGCTTATCTGTTTATTGCGGAAAGCAATGAGGCATTCGGCAAACAAATCGTCGGCTTTCGAAACGAAGCTGGTGTTCTGCTTGAAGAAGCGAAATGGCCGGGCAACCTCAGCCAATTGAGAAAAACGGTCCAAAACTGTGTCCTTGAAGCGCAGGGCGTATATATCGAGAAGACTGACGCCGAACGGGTCCTGAGCCGCTTGAACGAGGAAGAAAGAGAAGACATCGATTTATCCGGAACGCTTGAAGAGATCGAAAAAAGGATCATTCAAAAGATCTATGCCGAAGAAGGGAACAATCAAACAAGAACAGCGGAAAGGCTCGGCATCAACAGAACGACGCTTTGGAGAAAATTGAAATCGTCAGATTGA
- a CDS encoding winged helix-turn-helix transcriptional regulator has product MNSAVDHKECSSLIQDVLKIFSGKWSFLVLAELIQGKRRFNELRRNLGNVNTKGLTDTLRHLEESGMISRKVFPTVPVTVEYKLTEKGKEFHSIFKEMAAWGGKWLP; this is encoded by the coding sequence ATGAATTCAGCTGTCGATCATAAAGAATGCTCTTCTTTAATTCAGGATGTATTGAAAATTTTCTCTGGTAAATGGTCATTTTTAGTTCTCGCCGAACTCATTCAGGGCAAGCGGCGATTCAACGAGCTCAGAAGGAACTTGGGAAACGTCAACACGAAAGGATTAACTGACACATTAAGACATCTTGAAGAAAGCGGCATGATTTCCCGGAAGGTGTTCCCAACGGTTCCTGTTACTGTAGAATATAAATTAACAGAAAAAGGTAAAGAGTTCCACAGCATTTTTAAAGAGATGGCCGCATGGGGGGGGAAATGGCTTCCGTAA
- a CDS encoding NADH-dependent flavin oxidoreductase: MKKQYESLFTPFTFKNGIQLKNRIIMPPMGHSSSLPGGFISDDELVYYAARATEVGMVITSATTVQPGTGFPGIPGAENDDQIPGLTRLAATLKKHGAKAILQLFHPGAKGIERTVSASAVAPNQPNAPVPRALSEQEIQDLIHSFGQTARRAIEAGFDGVEIHGANGFLIHQFFSPYYNRRNDGWGGTLEKRMRFPLQIIEEIRRVADSCHKPSFIIGYKFSPEEPETPGITMDETLSFVNVLREQGLDYLHVSLVDFRSLPRRGADRSRARMELIKEAVQDRLPLIGAGQVHTPEDALQALETGADLIGIGRGLLMDPEWLQKVRAGKEDDIQTTLSRHDQRKLAIPDAFWESIPMYIDFSD; encoded by the coding sequence ATGAAAAAACAATACGAGTCTTTATTCACCCCGTTTACTTTTAAAAACGGAATCCAATTGAAAAATAGGATCATCATGCCGCCAATGGGGCATTCATCCTCATTGCCGGGAGGATTCATTTCTGACGACGAACTGGTCTATTATGCCGCGCGGGCGACAGAAGTCGGGATGGTCATCACATCTGCGACAACCGTACAGCCCGGAACCGGATTTCCAGGCATCCCCGGAGCTGAGAACGATGATCAAATCCCTGGACTAACCCGGCTTGCAGCCACTTTAAAGAAACACGGAGCAAAAGCAATCCTCCAGCTCTTCCATCCTGGAGCCAAAGGTATAGAGCGGACGGTCAGCGCCAGCGCCGTCGCTCCGAATCAACCGAATGCACCGGTGCCGAGGGCGCTGTCTGAGCAAGAAATTCAAGACCTTATCCATTCTTTCGGCCAGACGGCGCGAAGAGCGATAGAAGCCGGGTTTGACGGAGTCGAAATTCACGGCGCAAACGGGTTTCTCATCCATCAGTTCTTCTCTCCTTATTACAACCGGCGCAATGACGGCTGGGGCGGCACTTTAGAGAAACGGATGAGATTTCCGCTTCAGATTATAGAAGAAATCAGACGCGTAGCGGATAGCTGCCATAAGCCGTCCTTTATCATCGGCTACAAGTTTTCGCCCGAAGAGCCGGAAACACCTGGAATCACAATGGATGAAACGTTGTCTTTCGTCAATGTACTGCGGGAGCAAGGATTGGATTACCTGCACGTATCACTGGTTGATTTCCGGTCCTTGCCGCGCAGGGGTGCAGACAGATCCCGCGCAAGGATGGAACTGATCAAAGAAGCCGTCCAAGACCGTCTCCCACTGATCGGAGCCGGGCAAGTACACACACCGGAAGACGCCCTTCAAGCGCTGGAAACAGGAGCCGATCTCATCGGAATCGGGCGGGGTCTCCTGATGGATCCGGAGTGGCTACAAAAAGTTCGAGCCGGAAAAGAGGACGATATTCAAACAACCCTGTCAAGACATGATCAGCGGAAGCTCGCAATTCCAGATGCCTTTTGGGAAAGTATACCGATGTATATTGATTTCAGCGATTGA
- a CDS encoding glycoside hydrolase family 68 protein, with protein MNIKNIAKKASALTVAAALLAGGAPQTFAKETQDYKKSYGFSHITRHDMLKIPEQQKSEQFKVPQFDPKTIKNIPSAKGYNKNGELIDLDVWDSWPLQNADGTVATYHGYNLVFALAGDPKDVDDTSIYLFYQKKGETSIDSWKNAGRVFKDSDKFVPDDPYLKHQTQEWSGSATLTKDGKVRLFYTAFSGTQYGKQTLTTAQVNFSQPDSDTLKIDGVEDHKSVFDGADGTVYQNVQQFIDEGNYSSGDNHTMRDPHYVEDRGHKYLVFEANTGTKTGYQGEDSLFNRAYYGGSKKFFKEESSKLLQGANKKNASLANGALGIIELNNDYTLKKVMKPLIASNTVTDEIERANLFKMNGKWYLFTDSRGSKMTIDGIGSKDIYMLGYVSGSLTGPFKPLNKSGLVLHMDQDYNDITFTYSHFAVPQKKGDEVVITSYITNRGISNEHHATFAPSFLLKIKGSKTSVVKNSILEQGQLTVNK; from the coding sequence ATGAACATCAAAAACATTGCTAAAAAAGCGTCAGCCTTAACCGTTGCTGCGGCACTGCTGGCCGGAGGTGCGCCGCAAACCTTTGCAAAAGAAACGCAGGATTACAAGAAAAGCTACGGATTTTCTCATATCACAAGACATGACATGCTGAAAATTCCCGAGCAGCAAAAGAGCGAACAATTTAAAGTTCCTCAATTCGATCCGAAAACAATCAAAAACATCCCTTCTGCAAAAGGGTATAACAAAAATGGAGAGCTGATCGATTTAGACGTATGGGACAGCTGGCCGCTGCAAAATGCCGACGGGACGGTTGCTACATACCACGGCTACAATCTTGTTTTCGCGCTGGCGGGCGATCCGAAAGACGTCGATGACACATCCATCTATTTGTTCTATCAAAAGAAAGGCGAAACTTCTATCGACAGCTGGAAAAACGCCGGCAGAGTGTTTAAAGACAGCGACAAATTTGTTCCAGACGATCCGTACCTCAAACATCAAACACAGGAATGGTCAGGTTCTGCCACGCTGACAAAAGACGGAAAAGTCCGACTGTTTTACACAGCTTTTTCCGGCACGCAATACGGCAAGCAGACGCTGACAACAGCTCAGGTCAATTTCTCTCAGCCGGATTCGGACACGCTCAAAATTGACGGTGTAGAAGATCATAAATCGGTCTTTGACGGCGCCGACGGCACGGTATACCAAAACGTTCAGCAATTCATTGACGAAGGAAACTACAGCTCCGGCGACAACCATACGATGAGAGACCCGCATTATGTGGAAGACCGCGGCCATAAATATCTCGTATTTGAAGCCAATACGGGAACAAAAACCGGCTACCAAGGAGAAGACTCCCTATTCAACAGAGCCTACTACGGGGGCAGCAAGAAGTTCTTTAAAGAAGAAAGCAGCAAGCTGCTGCAAGGTGCGAACAAAAAGAACGCTTCGCTGGCTAACGGCGCTCTCGGAATCATCGAATTAAATAACGATTATACACTGAAAAAAGTCATGAAGCCTTTGATCGCCTCCAATACGGTGACAGATGAAATCGAACGGGCCAACCTCTTCAAAATGAATGGAAAATGGTATCTGTTCACAGATTCAAGAGGATCAAAAATGACAATTGACGGCATCGGTTCAAAAGACATTTATATGCTCGGCTATGTATCAGGTTCATTAACCGGACCATTCAAGCCTTTAAACAAATCCGGACTTGTTTTGCATATGGACCAGGATTACAATGACATCACGTTTACTTATTCACACTTTGCCGTACCGCAGAAAAAAGGCGACGAAGTCGTCATTACAAGCTACATCACAAACAGAGGGATTTCGAACGAGCATCACGCCACGTTTGCACCAAGCTTTTTGCTGAAGATCAAAGGATCAAAAACATCCGTTGTCAAAAACAGCATCCTTGAACAGGGACAACTAACGGTAAACAAATAA